The DNA region ACCTCGTCGTCGACCCGGGCCAGCAGGCGCTCGCGGCACAGCTCGACGAAGCGCTTGTGGTCGTGGTAGCCGCCCGGCTGCACGTCCTGGCGCAGGAACTCGAACTGCGAGGTCTGCTTGGTCAGCTCGGTCAGCTCGTCGAGCACCGCCAGCGGCGACACGTAGCTGTAGCGTGGCGAGCCGGCGGCGTTGAGCAGCACCCCGTGGATCTCGCGCGGCGACGCGCCGATCTTGCCCTCGTAGTTGGGGTAGCCCTCGCTCTCGGTGTAGAGGTCGCGCAGGTGCGAGGTCAGCTCCTTGGCCGCGAGCCCCGAGATCCCGGCCGGGAGCGTGCCGTCGGCGTAGAGCTCGGCCTTCTCGAGCGGCCCCAGCTTGCCGATGGTCTCGGCCAGGCTCGACGGGAACCGCTCGACCTGGGGCCGGCGCATGCGGGTCAGCACCGCCCACAGCGCCGCGACGTACGCGGTGTGGGGCGCGACGTGGCGGCCGCCGGCGACCTCGCGCAGCTGGACCTCGTACAGCGCCGCCTCGTGGCCGTAGTGCAGGATGTAGGGCACGCGCACCAGCTCGAGCCGGCCGCGGAAGCTCGCGAAGTCGGGGATCTCCTTGAAGGCGTTGAGGTGGATGTCGTTGGTCGAGCCGACGAACACCAGATCGAGGAACAGGATCGCGTTGGCGAGCGACACCGCGCCGCGCTCGACCGCGGTCAGCAGGTACTTCCACGCCTCGAGCGGGCGCTTGAGCAGGTCGTCGAACTCGAGCAGGCCGCGGTTGGCGTCGACGATCTCGCCGCCATACTCGAAGAGCGACACGCTCTGCAGCGACGGCGGCAGCGCGGCCAGCGAGCGATCGGCGGTGACCTGGCGCTCGCTGGCGTCGACCGACATCTGCGGCTCGACCGTGACGTAGCTCGAGCGGTAGCGGTGCGACACGTAGAAGCGCTCGATCGCGACGTGGCGCAGCACCTTGGTGTAGTCGCCGTGGTAGCTGGCCAGGAGCGCCTCGTAGATGGCGCGGTTCTTGGGCGACAGCTGGCCGAAGCGCAGGTAGTCGGCGAGCTGCAGGCCGGGCGCGGCGGCGCCGGCCTCGGCCAGGATCGCGGCGCGGTGCTCGCGCGGGACCAGCAAGAGCGGGTGATCGCGCAGCTCGTCGACCAGGCGCGCGTCGACGGCCTCGTCGGGCAGAAACGCGTAGGTGTCGGCCGCGCCGGCGGCGTCCGAGGCGGTGGCGCCGCCGAAGCCGAGGCCGCTCTTGCCGCTCTTGCCCGACGGGAACACCCACGAGAACCGGTAGCAGGCGCCGTCGTCGAGCGTCGAGTAGTCCTCGAGCGCGCGGCCGACGCACCGGATCAGCGTCGACTTGGCCGAGCCGTTGGGCCCGTGCAGCAGGATCAGCCGGGTCGGCGCGCCGTCGCGCACGAACCCCGACAGCGCCCGGTACATGTGGCCCTGGGCGGCCTCCTGGCCGATCAGCCGGCCCTCGCCGTGGGCCCACGGCGCATCGAACAGGCGCCAGCGCGTGACCTCGCCCCACGGGTACCGGACGGTCTCGGTGCCGTAGTGATCGAAGCACGCGACCAGGTACTGCGCCGCGCTGCGCAGCTGGCTCGCCGGCTGGGCCAGCACCAGCTCGACGTAGTCGGCGAACGACATCATCCGCCGCGTGCTCGCGAACTGCCCGCGGATCGCGTCGCCCAGGTCGGCCAGTCGGGTCTTGATCGTCGACGATGGCATCGGCGCGAGGTTACCGCGCCGGCGTGGTCACTGGGCCTTGAGCGACAGCGCGATCGTCTGCTTCTTCGGGTTGCAGGTCGAGTCGGTGCACACCGCGAACTTGAGCGTGCCCGGGATCGAATAGTCGCCGGCCGCGGCCGGCGTGAGCTTGATCGAGAACGCCAGCTGGGTGTCGTCGAACGCCTCGGCGTCGGCCGGCTCGAGGACGGCCTTGGCCGAGCTGACGCCGGCCGGCAGCTCGAGCGACAGCTTGGTCGGGTAGTCCTTGTTCATGTGGAAGCCCTTGCCGGGCCGGACCACCACCCGCGCGACCGTCTCGGCGCCGGCCGCGCCGCTGACCGCGCTGGTCTCGACCTGGTACTGGTCGTCGGGGCCCCGCCGGGGCGGCGGTGCCGCGGGCGCCCTCGCCCGGCGCCGCGCCGACCGTGGCCCCGGGGCCGCCGGTCGCGGGCTCGCGCACCGGGGCCGCGCTGCCGGTGTTCTTCGACGAGCTCGACTTGCTGCAGTTGATGGCGAACGCGGCGAGGGCCACCGCAGGGATCAGGGCGAGGGGCGCGGCACGACGCATGCGGCGCACTATAGCAGCCACGGCTCGGGGCGCTCGCCCGGGGTGGGCCCGAGGCGCACACCGCCGACGACGATCCCGCGAACCTCGGCCCCGGTTCTTTGTCGCACCGCCCGGGTCCGCTACCATGGGTCCGAAGGTGCGCAGAGCCCAACAGCTCGGCCGGTACCACCTGCTCGATCGCATCGCGTTCGGCGGGATGGCGGAGATCTACCGGGCCAAGACCTTCGACGCCAACGGCCACGCCCACCTGGTCGCGGTCAAGCGCGTGCTCGCGCACCTGGCCGAGGACGACGACTTCATCCAGATGCTCGTCGACGAGGCCAAGATCGCCTCGGTGCTGCGCCACGCGTCGATCGCGCGGGTCTACGAGTTCGCGCGGGCCCAGGGCGAGTACTTCATCGCGATGGAGCACGTCGACGGCAAGGACACGCGCACGATCCTCGAGCGCTGCCGACAGAAGAAGAAGCCGATGCCGCCCGAGCACGCGGCCTACGTCGCGGCCGAGGTCGCCTCGGCGCTGCACGCCGCGCACACCGCGGTCGACGCGCGCCGGCGGCCGCTGCGGATCGTCCACCGCGACGTGTCGCCGTCGAACATCATCATCGCGTACACCGGCGAGGTGAAGCTGTGCGACTTCGGCATCGCCAAGGCGACGTTGTCGAAGGTCAACACCAAGACCGGGGTCATCAAGGGCAAGGTCAAGTACATGAGCCCCGAGCAGGCGCTCGGGCGCAAGCTCGACCACCGCTCCGACATCTTCAGCCTGGGCGCGTGCCTGTACGAGATGCTGACCCGGGTGCCGCCGTTCACCGCGTCCAACGAGATGGACCTGCTGATCAAGGTCCGCGACGCCAAGTACCGGCCGGTGTCGGAGCTGGTGCCGTCGACGCCGCCCGAGATCGAGGCCATCGCCGATCGGTGCCTCACGCGCTCGCGGGCCCAGCGCTACCAGACCGCGGGCGAGGTCGAGGCCGACCTGCGCGCGTTCCTGCGCCGGTACGTGCCGACCTACTCGCGCAGCCACCTGGGCCGGTACGTGCGCAAGGCGTTCGCGGCCGAGATCGAGCGCGAGCTGCGCATGCTCGAGGAGTACGTGCTCGCCGACGAGGTGTCCGACGACGTCGGCGAGAACCTGATCGCCGAGGACCGGGCCCAGAGCGAGGCCGAGTTCGCGTCGGTCGCCGTGCCGTTCCAGCCGCGCCCGACCGCGACCCACCAGGCGGTGGCCGAGGCCGACGACTTCGCCGACGGCGAGAGCCACACCACCGTGCCGCGCGCCGACGGCGAGGCGCTGCGGATCGCGACCGACGTGCCCGACGTCCACGGCGCCCAGACCATGATCCTCGATCCCGGGCGCCGGCCCCGGCGGACCGGCCCGCCGCCGTCGCCGACCGGGCGCCCCGGCCGGACCGGCCCGCCACCGGTGCCGCCGCCGCGGGCGCGCCCGTCGACCTCGGCGCCGGCGCGGGGCGTGGACTGGGACGACGAGCTCCACCGCGAGGAGACGATGATCCTCGACCGCGCGCGCCTGCGCCGACCGTGACGCCGTCGGTCACTCGAGCGTGAGCTCGACCCCGCCGCGCTCGTCGCCGGGCCGCAGCTCGAGCGCGACCGCGCGGCTGGCGCCGCCCTTGGTCGCCGTGACCGAGACCGCGCCGGTCGGCACGTCGCGCAGGCGGAACTCGCCGAGGCTGTCGGTCGAGACCGTCAGCTCGTCGTCGCCGCGGCGCGCGGTGATCCGGGCGCCGGCCACGCGATCGCCGACGCGGTCGCGGACGACGCCGCTGACCGTCGCGCCGCGCTCGAGCTCGAGCCGGAGATCCGGCGCGGTGATCTGCCCGGCGCGATCGCCGGCCGCGACCGCCGCCGCCAGGGTCCGCGCGACGTAGCCCGGCGTCCGCACCGCCAGCTTCCACGGTCCCGGCGCGATCGGCCCCAGGCGCGCGCGCCCGCCGCTGTCGGTGACGAGGTCGCGCCGGGCCCCGGCCGGTCCGGTCGCCAGGACCGGCAGCCCCGGCAGGCTCGCGCCGGTGTGGTGATCGAAGACCAGGAGCTCGAGCCCGCCGCCGAACGAGAGCGTCAGCCGGACCGCGTCGCCGGTGGCGACGGTGAAGCGCTGCGGCGGGTAGTCGCCGTGCTCGACCCGGACCGCGAGCGCCCCGGCCGGCAGCATGGCCAGGCGGAAGCGGCCCCCGGGGCCGGCGATCGTCGCCCGCCCGTCGGCGGCGCCGCCGTCGATCACCACCCGCGCGCCGAGCACCGGCAGCCCGCTGGGATCCTCGACCGTGCCCTCGAGCTCGGCGTCCGCGACGACGAGCGTGACGTCGTAGGCGCGCTCCGCCGCGGGGTCGACGCCGGGCGGGACCTTGCGCAGATCGAGGACCCCGGCGAAGTCGCCGTGGCCCCAGGCCCGGGCCGCGACCGCGACCGCGCCGGCCAGCGGCCCGACCCGGTAGCGCCCGTCAGCGTCGGTCGCGGCCTCGACCACGCCGCGAGCGCCGGTCGCGTCGGCCGGGGTGAACCGCACGATCGCCCCGGCCACCGGCGTCCCGCGCTGATCGGTCACGCGGCCCGCGACCATGACGCCGCGCTCGAGCACCAGCTCGACGCCGGCGACGACCTGGCCGAGCGCGAAGGTCGTGACCGGGCCGCGCGCGGTCGCGTAGCCGGTCGCGTCGGCGACCAGCGTGAAGCTGCCGGCCGGGATGCCGGTCAGGCGGAAGCGGCCGTCGGCGCCGGTGGTCCAGGTCGGCACGTAGGCCGGGTCGACCGGGATCGGCGCCACGGCCGTCGACGGATCGACCGACGGATCGACGTCGGTCAGGATCGACACGGTCGTGCGCGCGGCGCCCGGCGGCGGCGCGAACGGGATCGGCCCCAGCATGACGCCCAGCTCGCCCCGGGGCAGGAACCGGGCGTCGCCGCCGATCGGCACGTCGCCCGACGCCGCGGGCCGCAGCGCCAGGCCCAGCGCCCGGCGCAGGTGCTCGTCGAGGGCGACCGCGCTGATCTCGACGCCGCCGGCGCCGCGGCCGATCGCGCTGACCACCGCGCCCGCGACCGGCGCGCCGGCCGCGTCGACGACGACGCCCTCGGCCACGCCGCCCGGCACCAGCTCGATCACCACGTCGCCGCGGCCGGCGGTGAAGTCGATCGTGCCGCCCATGATCCACCCCGGCGCCCACGCCGACGCGGTCCAGCGCCCCGGCGGGATGCCCTCGGCCTCGAACCCGCCGTAGGGATCGGTGCGGACGTGGCGCCGCGCCTCGTCGCCGGTCTCGGCGGTGATCGTCACCGCGGCCGCGACGCCGCCGCCGGTCTGGCGATCGATCACCCGTCCGCGCACCGTCGCGGCCGGCTCGAGCGCCAGCGCCACGTCGGCGAACGGCCCGCGCCCGAGCCGCGGCACGCGCACCGCCCGCGCCGCGCGATCGCCACGCCAGGCCCAGACCCGGTAGCTGCCCTCGGGCAGCCCGTCGAACGCGAACCGCCCGTCGGCGCCGGAGGTCGCGGTGCGGCTGCCGAACAGCGTGTCGCTGTCGATCGCGACCGTGGCGCCCTCGACCGCCTGACCGCCGTCGGTGACCGCGCCGGCCAGCGCCACCCGGCGCGCGACCACGAACCGCATCACGTCGGCCGGCACCGGCACGTAGCGCACCTCGGCCGAGAAGATCGCCTCGCCCTCGAGCATGACGCGGTACCGGCCCGGCACCACGCCCTCGAGCTCGAAGTGCCCGTCGGGCCCGGTGATCGCCACGACCGCCAGCGCCACGGCCGGCGCCGGGGCGGCGGCGGTGCCGGCGTCGCCGACGCCGCAACCGCCGACTCGACCACCGCGGTCACCGCGACCTCGCCGACCGGCAGCCCCGCGCCGTCGACCACGAGGCCGACCAGCCGCTCGTCGCCCGGTCCCTTGACCGGCGCCGGCAAGCTCGGCCGATCGCGCGGCAACAGCGGCCCCGGCCCCGGCCCGGCGCTGGCGCCACCAGCGCCGGCCCGAGCGCCCAGCCCGCCCGCCCGCGAAACGCCCGCCCGCCGAACACGACCGCGACCACCGTCACGCCCGCGATCGCCGCCAGCGCGATCGCCCGGCGCCTCGAGCCGAAGCTGGAACCGGAGCCGGAGCCGGAGCCGGAGCCGGAGCCGGAGCCGGAGCCGGTGTCGGAGCCGGAGCCGGAGTCGGAGCCGGTGTCGGAGCCGGAGCCGGAGCCGGTGTCGGAGCCGGAGCCGGCCCCGGAGTCGGAGCCGGAGTCGGCCCCGGTGTCGGCTTCGACCCCGGCGGTCCTCGCCCCGGCGTCGGCCCCCGCCCCGATCTCAGCCCCGGCGTCGGCCTCGCCCTCGCCGGCCGGCGCCTCGCCCCCGCCGGCCGGCGCCTCGTCCGCGCTGTCCGGTCCGGGCTCGCTCGCTTGCGCCATCGCGCTGTCATCCTCGCATTGCCGACCGGTCCGTGCACGCGCTGGCGAGATCGCGGTAGGATCGACGTCCATGTCGGTCGGTCTGTTCGATCACGCGGGCGAGGTGCGGACGACCTCGACCATCACGATGGTCGAGGACGTGCTCATCACGCTCGGCCACTTCCTGAACGACTGCCGTGACCCGACCCCGGCCACGCTGGCCGCCTGGCGGGTCCGCCACGGCTCGGCGACCGTCGAGATCCAGCTGTTGCCGCGCGGCGACGGCAGCCACCTGCGGGTCGCGTCCGCGGTGGTCCACGCCGGCCCCGCCACCGATCGCGCGTCGCTGTGGCAGGAGCTGCTCAGCCGCAACGCCGACCTGTGCGGGGTCGCGTTCGCGATCCGCGGCGACCAGGTGCTGCTGGTCGCCGAGCGCTCGACGCTGGATCTCGATCGGACCGAGGTCCACGACATGATCCAGCGCACGGCCACCCTGGCCGACCTTGTCGACGACGACCTGGCCAGCCGCCACGGCGCGCACCTCGGCGCCCCGGCCTGAGCCCCTCCCCGGCTACTTGACGTCGCGGCCGCGCGGGCCTTCGTCGATGGCGAAGCCGGTGCAGACGTTGGGGCACAACGTCACCTCCTTGACCTCGCGCACCAGCTTGCCGCTCGAGCCGAAAAGCTTGGCGTCCTGGATCACGACGAACTCGACCGGGCCCGACGACGGCTGACACGAGGCCAGCATGCCGACGATCTTGGCGCCGGTGTCGTACTCGAGCGCGATGCGATGGCTGATCAGATCGTGGATCTTCGAGTAGTCGGGCATGACGCGGCGACGTATACCACGACCGCGATGGCGACCGCTCCGACCGAGCTCCTGCTGGTGCGACACGGCGAGGCCGACTCCAACCGCGACGGTCGGTTCGGCGGCTGGAGCCCGGTGCCGCTGACCGACCGCGGCCGGCGCCAGGCCGTGGCCGCCGCGGCCGAGCTGCGCGACCGCCGCCCGACCGCGGTCATCACCAGCGACGTCGTGCGCGCGGTCCAGACCGCCGAGCCGATCGCCCGGGAGCTGCGCGTGACGCCCCGGCTCGAGCCGGGGCTGCGCGAGCGGTCGCTGGGCGTGTTCGACGGGCTGGCGTTCACCGAGGCCGAGGCCCGGTTCCCCGAGCTGTGGCGGCGGCTGATCGCGCGCGACCCCGACGCGGTGCCCGACGGCGGCGAGACCGCGGCCGGGGTGTTCGCCCGGGTCAGCGCGGCGATCGCGCGCATCTGCGCCGACCACGCCGGCGAGCGGGTCGTGGTCGTGAGCCACGGCCTGGCCCTGTTCCACGCCTTCAGCTACGTGTGCGGCCTGGGCGTGCCCAACCGCGACGCGTCGGTGTTCGTGCTGGTCGACAACGCGTCGATCACCCACGTCGAGCACCGCGTCGGCGATCGCTGGCGCATCATCACGCTCAACGACACCGCCCACCTGCGCGGCCTCGAGTAGCCCGCCGGCCGGTCGCGCACCGGTCGCGCGCGCGGGGCGTCTCGCGTCGCGGTGGGGCCCAATTTCTGCCGACGGCAGTGACCCGATCCAGTCAGGTGATCGCGGCCTGGCCACTTTCGGCCAGTCGACGCTGGAACCGCGCTCGCCCGACCGCTCGATGATGGCTCCGCGCGGACCGGTCGCGATCACGGCCCAGGCGTGGTCCGGTACTTGACCGGCTTGGCGGCGACGCGGACGGTGGTCTGGTTGGCCGCGTCGGTGACGGTGCCGCGGAGGCAGAAGTAGCCGCGCGCTGGCGCGGTCCAGGCCAGCGTGCCGGCGGTCACCGCCACCGGGAGATCGACCCAGCCGGTGACCCCGGCGTTGCAGACCGCGGTCGCGTCGGCCTGGGCGGCGATCTGGGCGTAGGCGATCGCGCCGGTGACGGGCAGGCCCTCGGGGTCCGACGTCGTCCAGGCCAGGGTCACCTGCCCCGTGGTGGTGGTCGTGGTGATCGTGGTGTCGTTGGGCGTGAGCCAGGCGAAGGCGGGGGCGCCGTCGACGGGGCCGCTCCCGAACGGCGCCCCGCCGAGGATCCACTGCTCGACCTTGGCGCGATCCGCGGCCGCCGGCTGCGCGGCCGCCGCCGGCGGCGGCATGTTGGCCTGGGTGATCATGCGGGCGAACACCTGGCTGCGCATGTCGTACACGCCGAGGTCGCTGTTGAGCGGCGGCTCAGGATCGGCGGCGTCGTACTTGTCGAGGCGGAATGACTCCAGCGCCACGGTGCGGGCCGGCTGGCCGTGGCACGGCTTGCAGTAGGTCAGGAAGATCGGCTTGACGTCGGCCCAGGTCAGCGTCGTGTCGACCGGCGGCGGCGCGATCGTGAACGGCGCGTCGGACTCGTCGCTGCGCTGGTTCTGACCGTCGGTGACCGCGACCCGGATCCGGTACGGGATGGGCTGCCCGGCGTCCTCGAACGGCACGCCGGCGGGATCCCAGGTGAACGTGGACACGCCGACCAGCCCGGTGGCGAGCGCGGCGGCGACGGTGCCGGTGCCGTCGGGGGCGACCCGGATCAGCGCGACGTCGATGGTCAACGTGTCGCCGGGATCGGGATCGGTCGCGGCCCAGGAGATCGGGATCGCGCCGAGCACCGCCTCGCCGCCGTTGGGCGCGAGCACGCGCACGGTCGGCGCGGTGCCGAGCGCGCCGTGGTCGACCGGCAGCGACGGCGCCAGCGTGATCCGGTGCTGGTTGGCGGCGGGATCGTCGGCGAAGCCGTCGTCGACCACCGCGAACACCTCGACCGCGTGGCCCGACGCCAGCTGCCCGGTGTCGACCGCCGCCGTCGCGAGGCCGCTGGG from Myxococcales bacterium includes:
- a CDS encoding serine protein kinase PrkA, with the protein product MPSSTIKTRLADLGDAIRGQFASTRRMMSFADYVELVLAQPASQLRSAAQYLVACFDHYGTETVRYPWGEVTRWRLFDAPWAHGEGRLIGQEAAQGHMYRALSGFVRDGAPTRLILLHGPNGSAKSTLIRCVGRALEDYSTLDDGACYRFSWVFPSGKSGKSGLGFGGATASDAAGAADTYAFLPDEAVDARLVDELRDHPLLLVPREHRAAILAEAGAAAPGLQLADYLRFGQLSPKNRAIYEALLASYHGDYTKVLRHVAIERFYVSHRYRSSYVTVEPQMSVDASERQVTADRSLAALPPSLQSVSLFEYGGEIVDANRGLLEFDDLLKRPLEAWKYLLTAVERGAVSLANAILFLDLVFVGSTNDIHLNAFKEIPDFASFRGRLELVRVPYILHYGHEAALYEVQLREVAGGRHVAPHTAYVAALWAVLTRMRRPQVERFPSSLAETIGKLGPLEKAELYADGTLPAGISGLAAKELTSHLRDLYTESEGYPNYEGKIGASPREIHGVLLNAAGSPRYSYVSPLAVLDELTELTKQTSQFEFLRQDVQPGGYHDHKRFVELCRERLLARVDDEVRASLGMVEEAEYQRVFERYLAHVTHWLRKEKLRNPSTGRLEEPDPAFLAEVEETLALTGKPEDFRGGLIAKIGAWSLDHKGEKPVLTEIFADLVKKLRDAYFAKHKQTIGAGVGELVSLLTADGAGLSVDARARAETALATLTTRYGYQRESARDLVALMARTHYR
- a CDS encoding serine/threonine protein kinase; this encodes MRRAQQLGRYHLLDRIAFGGMAEIYRAKTFDANGHAHLVAVKRVLAHLAEDDDFIQMLVDEAKIASVLRHASIARVYEFARAQGEYFIAMEHVDGKDTRTILERCRQKKKPMPPEHAAYVAAEVASALHAAHTAVDARRRPLRIVHRDVSPSNIIIAYTGEVKLCDFGIAKATLSKVNTKTGVIKGKVKYMSPEQALGRKLDHRSDIFSLGACLYEMLTRVPPFTASNEMDLLIKVRDAKYRPVSELVPSTPPEIEAIADRCLTRSRAQRYQTAGEVEADLRAFLRRYVPTYSRSHLGRYVRKAFAAEIERELRMLEEYVLADEVSDDVGENLIAEDRAQSEAEFASVAVPFQPRPTATHQAVAEADDFADGESHTTVPRADGEALRIATDVPDVHGAQTMILDPGRRPRRTGPPPSPTGRPGRTGPPPVPPPRARPSTSAPARGVDWDDELHREETMILDRARLRRP
- a CDS encoding carboxypeptidase regulatory-like domain-containing protein, which encodes MALAVVAITGPDGHFELEGVVPGRYRVMLEGEAIFSAEVRYVPVPADVMRFVVARRVALAGAVTDGGQAVEGATVAIDSDTLFGSRTATSGADGRFAFDGLPEGSYRVWAWRGDRAARAVRVPRLGRGPFADVALALEPAATVRGRVIDRQTGGGVAAAVTITAETGDEARRHVRTDPYGGFEAEGIPPGRWTASAWAPGWIMGGTIDFTAGRGDVVIELVPGGVAEGVVVDAAGAPVAGAVVSAIGRGAGGVEISAVALDEHLRRALGLALRPAASGDVPIGGDARFLPRGELGVMLGPIPFAPPPGAARTTVSILTDVDPSVDPSTAVAPIPVDPAYVPTWTTGADGRFRLTGIPAGSFTLVADATGYATARGPVTTFALGQVVAGVELVLERGVMVAGRVTDQRGTPVAGAIVRFTPADATGARGVVEAATDADGRYRVGPLAGAVAVAARAWGHGDFAGVLDLRKVPPGVDPAAERAYDVTLVVADAELEGTVEDPSGLPVLGARVVIDGGAADGRATIAGPGGRFRLAMLPAGALAVRVEHGDYPPQRFTVATGDAVRLTLSFGGGLELLVFDHHTGASLPGLPVLATGPAGARRDLVTDSGGRARLGPIAPGPWKLAVRTPGYVARTLAAAVAAGDRAGQITAPDLRLELERGATVSGVVRDRVGDRVAGARITARRGDDELTVSTDSLGEFRLRDVPTGAVSVTATKGGASRAVALELRPGDERGGVELTLE
- a CDS encoding YbjN domain-containing protein, which gives rise to MSVGLFDHAGEVRTTSTITMVEDVLITLGHFLNDCRDPTPATLAAWRVRHGSATVEIQLLPRGDGSHLRVASAVVHAGPATDRASLWQELLSRNADLCGVAFAIRGDQVLLVAERSTLDLDRTEVHDMIQRTATLADLVDDDLASRHGAHLGAPA
- a CDS encoding histidine phosphatase family protein, which codes for MATAPTELLLVRHGEADSNRDGRFGGWSPVPLTDRGRRQAVAAAAELRDRRPTAVITSDVVRAVQTAEPIARELRVTPRLEPGLRERSLGVFDGLAFTEAEARFPELWRRLIARDPDAVPDGGETAAGVFARVSAAIARICADHAGERVVVVSHGLALFHAFSYVCGLGVPNRDASVFVLVDNASITHVEHRVGDRWRIITLNDTAHLRGLE